Genomic DNA from Candidatus Zixiibacteriota bacterium:
GTACCGAACGAAGGGTTGGGCGCTCTTTATAGAATATCATTACAAGTAGAATCACCACGACCGGAAATGACGACATAATTGTCGCCGCGATTCCGGCTTGAGTATGTTTAACGGCAACCAAAGACATCCAGACGCCTATCGTCGGCCCCAAAAAGGCCGCGCCTACTAAAGCATATAAAGCCTTGCGGGATGAAATTGCTTTAAACGTTGAAATTATTTCACTGCGTAATCCGGCAAAAATCCAAATTATAACTGCCGATGACAACATACGTATAAAGGTCGCCGAAAGAGGGTTGAATGATTCCCCCATGCCTTCTTTGGCCAATACCAGCCCCAAAGCCTGACCCGCGGCGCCTCCGACACCCATTAGTATTCCAACCAATTTCGAACCTTCCCGACTATTGATCTTTGAATCTTTTTTATCGGTTGATACCCAGGCGACTCCAAACAAAGTTATCCCGATTCCGGCAATTGCCATGAAAGATAAATATTCACCCAGCAAAAAGAAAGCGGCGATGGCGGTCATGGGCGGAGCCAGTGACTGCATCAATGCTCCGTGACGCGGGCCGAGTATGACCAGGCATCTAAAATAACAG
This window encodes:
- a CDS encoding DMT family transporter, producing the protein MNLLGELAALSTAFCWAGGTLLFTIAGRSIGSYNVNKLRIPISAIFLALFLVFGYSTLFPTGTDTRAILYLTLSGLIGLVLGDTCYFRCLVILGPRHGALMQSLAPPMTAIAAFFLLGEYLSFMAIAGIGITLFGVAWVSTDKKDSKINSREGSKLVGILMGVGGAAGQALGLVLAKEGMGESFNPLSATFIRMLSSAVIIWIFAGLRSEIISTFKAISSRKALYALVGAAFLGPTIGVWMSLVAVKHTQAGIAATIMSSFPVVVILLVMIFYKERPTLRSVLGAIIAVIGVSMLFVE